From one Cucurbita pepo subsp. pepo cultivar mu-cu-16 chromosome LG17, ASM280686v2, whole genome shotgun sequence genomic stretch:
- the LOC111778127 gene encoding F-box/LRR-repeat protein 17-like isoform X1, whose protein sequence is MERFHHPQSGATTTNNSDLKRGKKRGSYNCGRCGLPKKGHVCNLTPSTTNTATTSPPTTDSSNSARCSTIDPSSHVHLRRALSFDDADDLRSGFHSDFDDIDEAEPVFDYPDIDPDSSGCLPASCLWEILRRLPPAGILSAARVCKGWRETTKKIWRAAEVLRLRVPPKAQFGFVGSLLQKCSGLVTLSLRLESSDLDSMMLACIAFSCPNLEALEITKSQSSINRITGGELGRFVADKRCLKSLKMEGCSSLGSFSLCSSSLGTLWLSDLCSLSKMAFNCPNLREISLEFSRHENDRTDLVAMVDGMVRGCPRLQNVHISSFRLSHAVVLALTAGQLRGLRMLSLVLGADITDASVASIASSYPNLELLDLSGSSISDSGIGMICNVFPDTLSRLLLALCPNITSSGIQFATAELPLLELMDCGMTICDPNSQDSTSEIGDHELSKPPNSKFHLIYQKLIIKHNHLKKLSLWGCSGLDALYLNCPQLDDLNLNSCKNLHPERLLLQCPSLRNVHASDCEELLVGAIRSQLKKAASPEENLLSCKRLADGSKRIRVPPLVSSLSSDNGSKRRRVGSHHCNIHVC, encoded by the exons ATGGAGCGTTTCCACCACCCCCAGAGCGGCGCCACCACCACTAACAACTCCGATCTCAAGCGCGGCAAGAAGCGTGGAAGCTATAACTGTGGCCGATGTGGCCTCCCTAAGAAAGGCCATGTTTGTAACCTTACTCCTTCAACTACCAATACCGCTACCACTTCCCCTCCCACTACCGATTCTTCCAATTCCGCTCGCTGTTCCACTATTGACCCCTCATCTCACGTTCATCTACGCCGTGCCCTCTCCTTTGATGATGCTGATGACCTCCGCAGCGGCTTCCACTCTGATTTCGATGACATTGACGAGGCTGAGCCGGTCTTTGATTATCCCGATATCGATCCGGATTCCTCTGGATGCTTGCCTGCGAGTTGTCTTTGGGAGATTTTGAGGAGGCTGCCGCCGGCTGGGATTTTGTCGGCGGCGAGGGTTTGTAAGGGCTGGAGAGAGACTACCAAGAAGATATGGAGAGCGGCGGAGGTGTTGAGATTGAGAGTTCCGCCTAAGGCTCAGTTTGGATTTGTTGGTTCATTGTTGCAGAAGTGTTCTGGACTTGTGACACTCTCGCTTAGATTGGAAAG CAGCGATTTGGATTCGATGATGTTGGCTTGCATTGCGTTCTCATGCCCTAATCTTGAAGCTCTGGAGATCACTAAGTCCCAATCATCAATAAATCGCATCACAGG TGGTGAGCTTGGTCGCTTTGTTGCCGATAAACGTTGTCTTAAGAGTCTTAAGATGGAAGGTTGTTCTAGTTTGGGGAGTTTTTCCCTCTGTTCATCAAGTCTCGGCACACTATGGCTTTCTGATCTTTGCTCCCTTTCTAAGATG GCTTTCAATTGCCCCAATTTAAGGGAGATTTCTTTGGAGTTTTCTCGTCATGAAAATGATAGGACTGATCTTGTTGCGATGGTTGATGGCATGGTAAGGGGCTGCCCAAGATTACAGAATGTACACATTTCATCATTCCGTCTATCACATGCTGTAGTACTAGCACTCACAGCTGGACAATTGAG GGGATTGCGGATGCTGTCACTTGTTCTTGGAGCTGACATCACTGATGCATCTGTTGCTTCTATTGCTTCAAGCTATCCAAACTTGGAATTGCTTGATCTTAGTGG GTCCAGCATCAGTGACAGTGGAATAGGAATGATCTGTAATGTATTCCCAGATACATTGTCTAGACTTCTCCTTGCCCTTTGTCCTAACATCACTTCAA GTGGCATACAATTTGCAACAGCTGAATTGCCACTTCTTGAACTCATGGATTGTGGGATGACTATTTGTGACCCTAATTCTCAGGATTCTACATCTGAAATTGGTGATCATGAGTTATCTAAACCGCCAAACTCCAAGTTTCACCTCATTTACCAGAAGCTGATCATCAAACATAACCACCTGAAAAAGCTGAGTTTATGGGGTTGTTCCGGTTTAGAT GCTCTATATCTTAACTGCCCACAACTAGATGATCTCAATCTCAACTCTTGCAAGAATTTGCATCCAG AGAGATTGTTACTTCAGTGCCCCAGTTTACGTAATGTGCATGCATCAGATTGTGAGGAGTTATTAGTTGGAGCTATTCGAAGTCAG
- the LOC111778127 gene encoding F-box/LRR-repeat protein 17-like isoform X2, translating to MERFHHPQSGATTTNNSDLKRGKKRGSYNCGRCGLPKKGHVCNLTPSTTNTATTSPPTTDSSNSARCSTIDPSSHVHLRRALSFDDADDLRSGFHSDFDDIDEAEPVFDYPDIDPDSSGCLPASCLWEILRRLPPAGILSAARVCKGWRETTKKIWRAAEVLRLRVPPKAQFGFVGSLLQKCSGLVTLSLRLESDLDSMMLACIAFSCPNLEALEITKSQSSINRITGGELGRFVADKRCLKSLKMEGCSSLGSFSLCSSSLGTLWLSDLCSLSKMAFNCPNLREISLEFSRHENDRTDLVAMVDGMVRGCPRLQNVHISSFRLSHAVVLALTAGQLRGLRMLSLVLGADITDASVASIASSYPNLELLDLSGSSISDSGIGMICNVFPDTLSRLLLALCPNITSSGIQFATAELPLLELMDCGMTICDPNSQDSTSEIGDHELSKPPNSKFHLIYQKLIIKHNHLKKLSLWGCSGLDALYLNCPQLDDLNLNSCKNLHPERLLLQCPSLRNVHASDCEELLVGAIRSQLKKAASPEENLLSCKRLADGSKRIRVPPLVSSLSSDNGSKRRRVGSHHCNIHVC from the exons ATGGAGCGTTTCCACCACCCCCAGAGCGGCGCCACCACCACTAACAACTCCGATCTCAAGCGCGGCAAGAAGCGTGGAAGCTATAACTGTGGCCGATGTGGCCTCCCTAAGAAAGGCCATGTTTGTAACCTTACTCCTTCAACTACCAATACCGCTACCACTTCCCCTCCCACTACCGATTCTTCCAATTCCGCTCGCTGTTCCACTATTGACCCCTCATCTCACGTTCATCTACGCCGTGCCCTCTCCTTTGATGATGCTGATGACCTCCGCAGCGGCTTCCACTCTGATTTCGATGACATTGACGAGGCTGAGCCGGTCTTTGATTATCCCGATATCGATCCGGATTCCTCTGGATGCTTGCCTGCGAGTTGTCTTTGGGAGATTTTGAGGAGGCTGCCGCCGGCTGGGATTTTGTCGGCGGCGAGGGTTTGTAAGGGCTGGAGAGAGACTACCAAGAAGATATGGAGAGCGGCGGAGGTGTTGAGATTGAGAGTTCCGCCTAAGGCTCAGTTTGGATTTGTTGGTTCATTGTTGCAGAAGTGTTCTGGACTTGTGACACTCTCGCTTAGATTGGAAAG CGATTTGGATTCGATGATGTTGGCTTGCATTGCGTTCTCATGCCCTAATCTTGAAGCTCTGGAGATCACTAAGTCCCAATCATCAATAAATCGCATCACAGG TGGTGAGCTTGGTCGCTTTGTTGCCGATAAACGTTGTCTTAAGAGTCTTAAGATGGAAGGTTGTTCTAGTTTGGGGAGTTTTTCCCTCTGTTCATCAAGTCTCGGCACACTATGGCTTTCTGATCTTTGCTCCCTTTCTAAGATG GCTTTCAATTGCCCCAATTTAAGGGAGATTTCTTTGGAGTTTTCTCGTCATGAAAATGATAGGACTGATCTTGTTGCGATGGTTGATGGCATGGTAAGGGGCTGCCCAAGATTACAGAATGTACACATTTCATCATTCCGTCTATCACATGCTGTAGTACTAGCACTCACAGCTGGACAATTGAG GGGATTGCGGATGCTGTCACTTGTTCTTGGAGCTGACATCACTGATGCATCTGTTGCTTCTATTGCTTCAAGCTATCCAAACTTGGAATTGCTTGATCTTAGTGG GTCCAGCATCAGTGACAGTGGAATAGGAATGATCTGTAATGTATTCCCAGATACATTGTCTAGACTTCTCCTTGCCCTTTGTCCTAACATCACTTCAA GTGGCATACAATTTGCAACAGCTGAATTGCCACTTCTTGAACTCATGGATTGTGGGATGACTATTTGTGACCCTAATTCTCAGGATTCTACATCTGAAATTGGTGATCATGAGTTATCTAAACCGCCAAACTCCAAGTTTCACCTCATTTACCAGAAGCTGATCATCAAACATAACCACCTGAAAAAGCTGAGTTTATGGGGTTGTTCCGGTTTAGAT GCTCTATATCTTAACTGCCCACAACTAGATGATCTCAATCTCAACTCTTGCAAGAATTTGCATCCAG AGAGATTGTTACTTCAGTGCCCCAGTTTACGTAATGTGCATGCATCAGATTGTGAGGAGTTATTAGTTGGAGCTATTCGAAGTCAG